The region TCGGCGCGCGGATGCTCACGGCGCTGCGCGCCGGGGACACCCTGGGCCGCCTGGGCGGGGACGAGTTCGCGCTGCTGGTGCAGGCGCCCTCCCGCGAGGAGATCCGCCTGCGGGTCGAGGGCGTGCTGCAGGCCATCGCGCGGCAACCGGTCGTGGTGGACGGCACGGCGCACGACCTGGACGCCACGGCCGGACTGGCCTTCGCCGAGCCCGGGCAGGGCGGCTCGGCGGGGCAGCTGCTGGCCCGCGCGGACACCGCCCTGATCCGCGGCAAGCGGCGCGGGAAGGGCCGCGTGTGGCTGGACGGCGAGGTCACCATGCCCACCCTGTTCCGCTGACAGCAGAGCGAGCACCTGATACGGACTCCGGTTGAAAGGTTTGCAAAAACTTTCAACCCGAGCGGAGCGAGCAGGAGAAACACGGGTTCCGGGCGTGGAGTTTACAACCCGGTGATGTTCCGGGTTGTAAATGAAACAGACGGAATCCGTATGACAACACCAGCGGTTGGCAGTGGAATTGAAGGGCGTGGTGTTGGCCCCAGGGTGGCACTGGAAACCGCTGTGAGCGGCCCGCCCCCGCGTGGCATGCTGGGAGGCATGACGCAACAGCTGACGGTGCAGGTGCAGGGCTTCGGGGAGATTCAGGCGAACGCCGGGGAGCGGCTGGTGCTGGCCCTGGAGCGGGGCGGCGTGGACGTCCTGCACCGCTGCGGGGGCGCAGCGCGCTGCACGACCTGCCGGGTCAGTTTTCAGGAGGGCGAGCCGGACGCCATGACCGCCGCCGAGTTCGACAAGCTGACCGAGAAGGGCCTGCTGGGGCAGGCGCGCCTGTCCTGCCAGATCGAGTGCGCGCCCGGCATGAGCGTCACGCCGCTCCAGACGGCGAGCAGCAGCAGCCTGGAGCCCGGCAAGGCCCCCGCCGAGCAGATCGAGCCCGACCCGGTGTGGACCACCCGCCCCGGCGCCTCCACCGAGGGCTGACCCGGCAGGCAGGGTCGGCGCGCGGCGCCAGGGGCCGCTGTGGCGCCGCGCACCCACACCCGCGCTGTTCAGGTCGCCGGGACCTGCTCTCCTGGCTTTTCAGCCGCTGCCGGGGCCGGAGCCAGCCAGCGGGCCGCGGCCGCCGCCGTCGCGGCCCGGGGCGCGGTCATCCGCGGTACCCGGCGCCTCGCTGGCCGTTGAGGGGGGCGCCAGGGGGTCGGTCGTGGCGGGGGTGAACCGGTCACTGCCGCACGCGCAGGCCTGTAGCGCCCCCGCGTCCTGCTGCCCGGACGGGTCCGGGTCGCGGGTGGTGCCGCAGCCCAGGCAGGCCAGCGGGCCGCGCACGGGCTCGCCGGGCTGCACGACCGGGGGCGGTTCCAGGTCCCAGGGCGGCACGACCGGCAGGCCCGGCGGGGCGTCCTGCGCGTGCGTGAACACCGTCAGGTTCCCGTCCTGCTCGAAGTACGCGCGCTGCACCTCGCCCAGTTGCCGCACGCCCTGGGCGCGCAGACGCTCGAACAGGTCCTCGCGGCTGAGGTTCGACGCCTCCAGCGCCCGGCCGCTGAGCACGCCGTCCCGCACGAGTTCCACCGGGACGCCCTCCATGAAGGTCTCCACGCGTTCGCTGCGGATCACCAGCCGCGCCATCAGGGCCTGCAGGCCCACCACGAGCGTCATGACCAGCATGGCGTGCAGCAGCGGGACCTCCGGGTAGAACATCGGGTCGCCAGCGGCGGAGCCCAGGCCGATCACGATCGCCAGTTCCAGCGGGCTGAGCTGCGCCATGCCGCGCTTGCCCGTGAACCGCAGCAGCAGCAGCAGCCACCCGAAGATCACGGTGGTCCGGAAGACGATCTCCAGCAGGAACAGTGGCGGCGTGTCCCCCAGGAACATCCGCGCCCAGTCGAAGGGCACCACCTCGGCGTTCATCCGTCCCTCCGGGCAGGGCGGTCCGGGGCTGCCGTCGCCGCCCGCGCCGGTCCGTCCAGACCCAGGCCGGCGAGGATGCGGGCGCGGTCCCAGCCGGTCAGGTCAGCCAGCCGCGCCAGCGCCTGCTCGAACCCGGCCGTGTCCGGTTCGGTGGTCCGCAGCTGCTGCCACAGGGCGTTGCGCAGCCGCAGCCGGTCGGTCTGCGTGCGGGAAGTCATGCGGGCAGTGTAGGCCGCGCGGCGCGCGGACCGCCCGCGGGCAATCCTTCATGCCTGCCGACCGCAGGCCGTCCACACGGGTCGGGAGGGGAACGGCACGTGACTGTTCCCCTCCCGCGTGCCCCTCGCTGCGGCGCAGCCTTTCAGCTCCGGCTGATTCATACGGACTCCGGTTGAAAGGTTTGCAAAAACTTTCAACCCGAGCGGAGCGAGGAGGAGAGAAGCGGGTTCCGGGCGTGGAGTTGGCAGATCGGTGATTTTCCGATCTGTTAACGAAACAAACGGAATCCGTATCAGTTGTGCTGCGCGGCCTGCCAGCGCTGCGCGGCGGGCGCGGCGTCGCTGCTGGCGAGCAGCGTGACGAGCTGCCCGTCGCGGTGGGGGCTGAGCAGCAGGGTCTGACCGGCGTAGCTGAGCAGGATGCTGCCCAGGTCCCCGCGGTTCAGGTGGTGGCTGGCGGTGGCGGCGGCCGTCACCATGAAGCGGGCGTACATGGCGAAGCTTTCGGGCAGGTCCGGGCCGAACTGGTCCTGGCGTTCACCGTCGGCGTCGTACAGCGTGGCGCCCAGCACGCCGGGTACGGCGTTCAGTCCGGCCAGCGGGCCGCTGTGCGCGGGCGGGGCGGGCGTGAAGGTGGGGGCGGGCTGGAACGGAGCGGGCTGCGCGGCGCTTGTCTGGGCGGCACTGGGCTGGACAGGGGCGGGCGCGGGCTGCGCCGCCATCGGCGTCGCGGGCGCGGCCGCTGCGGGCATGGGCGTGACGGGCGTGGGCGGCGTGGCGGCGGGCGCGGCGCCGTCCCGCTGCGCGCGGGCGTCCAGGGCGGCCATGACCTGCGGTTCGATGGTGGGCATCAGTTCGGCGGGCGTGAAGGGTTTACGCAGCACGCCGCGCGCCCCGGCCGTCTGCGCGTCGCGCTGCGTGACCTCGTCCACGATGCCGCTCATGAGCATCACGGGGACGTTCAGGCCGCGGTCACCCATGATCCGCGTGAGCTCCAGGCCGCTCATGCCGGGCATCAGGATGTCGGCCAGCACGAGGTCCGGCAGGGGTTCGAGGCTCTCCAGGGCGTTCTCGGCGCTGTCGGCCATGCGGATCAGGTAGCCCTGGGGGGCCAGGATGCGTTCCAGGGCCTTGCGGACGCTCACGGAGTCGTCCACGACCAGAACGGTGATGGGTGGGTTGATGTCAGCTGGGTTCATGAGGCCTCCAGGGCGGATTGGTGCGGAGCGGCTTGGGCGTGGTCCTCGTGCACGGCTGCCTCCATGAGCAGGCGGGCGGTGGGGACCGTCACTCCCCGAGGGTACGCGCCGAGCGGGTCCGGGGACATGAGGTGAAAGCGGAAGCTGCCCGGCAGGCGGCTGCTGAGCAGATGCGTGACGGCCTGCTGGGCGGTGCGGTCGCCGCATTCCGCGTCGATGATCTCCCCGCGGCGCAGGACCACGTGGGCGGGCTGCGCCGCGTGGATCAGCAGCAGGCCCGAGAGTTGCAGTTCCTGCGCGCACAGCAGGATCTCGGTCAGGGGCAGGGTGCTCAGGTCGCCGCTCAGCGCGGCGCTCTCCGGGTCGTGCCAGCGCGGGGCGGTGGCGCCGCCCAGCACCTGCAGCGCCAGGGCCAGCGCGTCGGGCGCGGTCAGTCCGGCCGGGACCGTCACGTCGAACGGGCCGCCGTAGCGGGCAGGCCGCTGCGCGCCGGGAATCAGGACGATGGTCTCGGCGGTGGCCGGGTCGTCCCGCAGGATCTCGTGCAGGTCGGCGGGGCTGAGGTCCTCGAGCAGCGGGTCGATGGTCACGAGGTACGGTTTCTCGCGTTCGATCTGCGTCAGGGCGTGCAGGCCGCCGGTGGCGGTGGTGGCGCTCCAGCCGGCCGCTTCGATCAGCGCGGCGTGCGACAGGGCGCGCGACAGCTGGGGGGACACCACCAGGCAGGCGGCCCCGTCGCCCGCGGTCATGCGCGGACCCCGGCGGCGATCAGGGCGTCGAGGCGGCGGTGCAGCAGGCGTTCCTCGGCGGGTTTGGCGAGGTAGTCGTTCGCGCCGAGTTCCATGGCCAGCTGCTGGTGTTTCTCCCCGGCGCGGGTGGTCATGATCACGACGGGCAGCTGCGCGTGGGCGGGGCTGGAGCGCACGGCGCGCAGCAGCTCGAAGCCGTTCATGCGGGGCATTTCCAGGTCGCTCAGGAGCAGGTCGGCCTGCTCGCCGGCCAGCAGGCGTTCCAGGGCTTCCTGGCCGTCGCTGGCGGTGGCGACCTGGTACCCGAAGCGTTCCAGGCTGCGGCCCACGTGGCGGCGCACGCTGAGGCTGTCGTCGACGAGCAGGATGCGTCCGGCGCTCTGGGTGGCGGCACTGGTCGCGGTGCGCTGGGCGGCGCGGGCGCGGCGCAGTCCGGCCGGGTTCAGCACGGCGACCGGGTACGCCTGGCCGTGCTCGTCGTTCAGGGTGGTCATGCCGCTCAGGTACTCCAGGGGGCTCAGGAGGTTCCCGGCGGGACGCAGCACGATTTCCTCGATGCTCTGGAATTCGTCCACGATGACATGCAGGGTGCCGCCGTCCGCTTCGGGGACCGACAGGCGGGCCACGTAGCGGGTCTGGGCGGGCGCCTCGCCCCACAGGTCGCTGAGGTCCACACTGCCGTGCGGGGCGTCGCCGTCCAGGACGGTCATGCCCTGCACCTGACTGGCGAGCACGGCGACGCGCTGGGCACCGGCGCGCAGGACGAGCACGTCGGCGATCTGCTGCGCGACCGGGACGTGCAGGGTGGTGGCGGTGCCCTCTCCGGGGACGCTGCTGATGCTGACGCGGCCGCCCAGGCGGGTGATGGCCTCGCGCACGACGTCCATGCCGACGCCGCGCCCGGCTTCCTGCGTGACCTGCGCGGCGGTGCTCAGGCCGGGCAGGAACACCAGTTGCGCGGTCTGCGCGTCGGTCATGGCGTTCAGTTCCCCGGCGCTGAGGTGCCCGGACTGCAGGGCGCGCTGGCGCAGCGCGTCGTAGTTCAGGCCCCGCCCGTCGTCGCGCACGGTGACGTGCAGGTGGCCGTCGGCGACGTGGGCGTCCACGCCGACCTGCAGCAGCGCGGGCTTGCCGTGCGCGGCGCGCTCATCGGGGCTCTGCGCGCCGTGGACGGCGGCGTTCGTCAGGAGGTGCAGCAGCGCCTGCCCGAGCGGCGCGGCGTACTGCGCGTCGATCAGGCTGTCCTCGCCGTGCACGGTCAGTGTCAGGTCGTCGCGGCGGCCCGCCCAGCGGTGCAGGGGCGCGGTGACGCGCTCAAGGGGCACGAGGCGGGCGCGGCTGAGTTCCACGCGCAGCTGACGGGTGAGTTTTTCCAGGCCGGTCAGTTCGTCGCCCAGGGCGCCGATGGCCTGCGCGGTCTGCGCGCGGACCTCCACGAGGTCGGCGCTCAGCTCGGTCACGGCGCGCGCGAGGATGTTCAGGTCGTCGTAACTGTCGAGTTCCAGCGCCCCGAAGTCCGCGAGGCGGTCCTGCAGGCCCAGGTCCGTGCCGGGGCGGGCCTGGCCGGGCAGGCGGTCCAGGGGCACGCCGGCGCTGGCCCCGCCGGGGGTCAGGTTGGGGTTCAGGTAGCGTTCCTCGAAGTCACGGACGGTGCGCTGCACGCGTTCGTGCGCGGCGTCGAGGCTGCGGGCGACCTGTTGCTGGCGCAGCAGCAGGCCGTTCAGGCGGGCGCGCGCGGCGACCAGTCCGGCGACGTCGTCGAGCATGCCGTCCAGGCGGGCGCTGTCCACGCGGACGCTCAGGCGCGCTTCCGGCACGGGGGTGGCGGCGGCCTCGGCAGCGGGGATCAGGGTCGCCGGGTCCTGACCGCTCAGCAGGGCGCTCACGGCGGCGCGGTAGGCCTGGATGCGGGCCTGCGGGGCCTCGCGGACCTGACCCTCGGCGTGGGCGAGTACGAGGTCCACGACGTTCAGGCCGTCGTCGATCAGCGGCAGGGCGCGGTCCAGGGTGACGGCGTCCTCGCGGGCGGCGCCCAGCAGGTCTTCCATGGCGTGCCCGACCTCGGCCATCTCGGCGAGGCCCACCATGGCGCTGCTGCCTTTCAGGGTGTGCGCGGCGCGGAACAGGGCGGTCAGGTCGGGCGTGTCGGCGTGCAGACCGGCGCGCAGCGTGGCGGTCAGTTCGGCCGCCTCGGGCCCGAAGTCCTCCCAGATGGCGGCGTTCACGACCGCGAACGGCGGTTCCTCCTGCGTCTCGCTGCGGGCCTGCCGGGCCTGCAGCGCGAACGGCTGGGTGCGCAGCAGTTCGGTCACCTGGGCGGGGCCGCCCAGGTCGGCGAACATCAGGCCCACGTCACCCTCGCTGCTGCCCTGCTCGATGCGGTTCAGGGCCTGCGCGAAGCAGGTGCCGGCCCGCTCGAGGATCCCGGTGAGGACCGGAACGGCCGCGTCGGTGTTCAGGTGCGCGCGGCCTTCCATGAGGCGTTCGAGCAGCGCGGCGAGCGCGGCGGTCTGCGGGTGGCCGTACAGGCCGGCGGTGCCGTGCAGGCGGTGGCTGAGGACCCACAGGCTGTCCAGGGCGCGGGCGCGGTCGTCCGGGACCCACAGGTCGACGGTGGCGTCCTCCAGTCCGGCGGCGACGCTGCGGGCGTCTTGCAGGTAGGTGGCGGTCAGTTCCGGGTCCATGACCGGGGAGGTGAGGGACGTCACATCGGCTCCTTATGGCTCAGCTGGGGATCTTGAAGCGCGAGAGGCTCTGCAGCAGGTTCTGCGCGAGGTGCTGCAGGCGGCGGGCGGCGGCGCGGCCCTGCTCGACGCTCTCGTTGGAGTTCTCGGCG is a window of Deinococcus grandis DNA encoding:
- a CDS encoding DUF4388 domain-containing protein codes for the protein MTAGDGAACLVVSPQLSRALSHAALIEAAGWSATTATGGLHALTQIEREKPYLVTIDPLLEDLSPADLHEILRDDPATAETIVLIPGAQRPARYGGPFDVTVPAGLTAPDALALALQVLGGATAPRWHDPESAALSGDLSTLPLTEILLCAQELQLSGLLLIHAAQPAHVVLRRGEIIDAECGDRTAQQAVTHLLSSRLPGSFRFHLMSPDPLGAYPRGVTVPTARLLMEAAVHEDHAQAAPHQSALEAS
- a CDS encoding 2Fe-2S iron-sulfur cluster-binding protein is translated as MTQQLTVQVQGFGEIQANAGERLVLALERGGVDVLHRCGGAARCTTCRVSFQEGEPDAMTAAEFDKLTEKGLLGQARLSCQIECAPGMSVTPLQTASSSSLEPGKAPAEQIEPDPVWTTRPGASTEG
- a CDS encoding hybrid sensor histidine kinase/response regulator codes for the protein MTSLTSPVMDPELTATYLQDARSVAAGLEDATVDLWVPDDRARALDSLWVLSHRLHGTAGLYGHPQTAALAALLERLMEGRAHLNTDAAVPVLTGILERAGTCFAQALNRIEQGSSEGDVGLMFADLGGPAQVTELLRTQPFALQARQARSETQEEPPFAVVNAAIWEDFGPEAAELTATLRAGLHADTPDLTALFRAAHTLKGSSAMVGLAEMAEVGHAMEDLLGAAREDAVTLDRALPLIDDGLNVVDLVLAHAEGQVREAPQARIQAYRAAVSALLSGQDPATLIPAAEAAATPVPEARLSVRVDSARLDGMLDDVAGLVAARARLNGLLLRQQQVARSLDAAHERVQRTVRDFEERYLNPNLTPGGASAGVPLDRLPGQARPGTDLGLQDRLADFGALELDSYDDLNILARAVTELSADLVEVRAQTAQAIGALGDELTGLEKLTRQLRVELSRARLVPLERVTAPLHRWAGRRDDLTLTVHGEDSLIDAQYAAPLGQALLHLLTNAAVHGAQSPDERAAHGKPALLQVGVDAHVADGHLHVTVRDDGRGLNYDALRQRALQSGHLSAGELNAMTDAQTAQLVFLPGLSTAAQVTQEAGRGVGMDVVREAITRLGGRVSISSVPGEGTATTLHVPVAQQIADVLVLRAGAQRVAVLASQVQGMTVLDGDAPHGSVDLSDLWGEAPAQTRYVARLSVPEADGGTLHVIVDEFQSIEEIVLRPAGNLLSPLEYLSGMTTLNDEHGQAYPVAVLNPAGLRRARAAQRTATSAATQSAGRILLVDDSLSVRRHVGRSLERFGYQVATASDGQEALERLLAGEQADLLLSDLEMPRMNGFELLRAVRSSPAHAQLPVVIMTTRAGEKHQQLAMELGANDYLAKPAEERLLHRRLDALIAAGVRA
- a CDS encoding response regulator; translated protein: MNPADINPPITVLVVDDSVSVRKALERILAPQGYLIRMADSAENALESLEPLPDLVLADILMPGMSGLELTRIMGDRGLNVPVMLMSGIVDEVTQRDAQTAGARGVLRKPFTPAELMPTIEPQVMAALDARAQRDGAAPAATPPTPVTPMPAAAAPATPMAAQPAPAPVQPSAAQTSAAQPAPFQPAPTFTPAPPAHSGPLAGLNAVPGVLGATLYDADGERQDQFGPDLPESFAMYARFMVTAAATASHHLNRGDLGSILLSYAGQTLLLSPHRDGQLVTLLASSDAAPAAQRWQAAQHN
- a CDS encoding DUF421 domain-containing protein, with product MNAEVVPFDWARMFLGDTPPLFLLEIVFRTTVIFGWLLLLLRFTGKRGMAQLSPLELAIVIGLGSAAGDPMFYPEVPLLHAMLVMTLVVGLQALMARLVIRSERVETFMEGVPVELVRDGVLSGRALEASNLSREDLFERLRAQGVRQLGEVQRAYFEQDGNLTVFTHAQDAPPGLPVVPPWDLEPPPVVQPGEPVRGPLACLGCGTTRDPDPSGQQDAGALQACACGSDRFTPATTDPLAPPSTASEAPGTADDRAPGRDGGGRGPLAGSGPGSG